The stretch of DNA CCGAGAGGTGCCGTTCCAGTCGATCAAGATAGCGATCAACGACCGGAATCAGGGAGGCGTTAATGACGGTCGTACTGGCGCGCTCGTACTCGCGAATCTCGGGGTGGATATCGCACGACAGACACACCACCGTATCCGGAGCCGCTTCAGCGATAAGACGTCCCAACTGCTGTTCGTGCGTGGGATTGAGATAGGAGTTCACCAGGCAGACGGCTATCGTTTCCACTCCGGCGGCCAGATGCTGATCAATCACCGCTCGGGCTTGTGCCGGATCGAGCGCACGCTCAATACGGCCGTTGCCCAGGATGCGCTCCTGGACTTCCAAACGCAGGGAACGGGGCACGAGAGGCGGCAGGCGGTCCCAGTCCGCGTCATAGATATAGGGCCGTCGCTGCCCGCGCATTTCGAGTTCGTCCCGAAAGCCCTGGGTGGTAATCAGTCCGGTCCGCGCGGTGGTCTCTTCGATGACGGCGTTCGAGGCAATGGTCGTGCCGTGGACAAAGCCCTCGACCTGGGCCTGCGCATCGACCTCATTGACGCAGCGGACGATATCTTCGCCCACCTGATCGAGCAGCGAGAGCACCTTTGTGGTGAACAGGCGTCCGTCATCGCCAACCACAATAACGTCGGTGAAGGTTCCGCCAATATCAAAGCCTATACGCATGTCTTCATCCGTTCAGAGCAGAAGATCGCAGTGGCCGGGCGAGGGCCATCCAGGAAGAGTGAGTCTGAAGCATCCGGCTCGTGACTAGTCCGCGGCCGCAACCGGTTGCAAGCGGGTAGCTCGCAGCGCCTCGGTTTCCGGCATATTCACCGCAGCCGCGGCCGTATCAATTACCACCCCATACTGATCTCGCGCCTGCGCGACGGACAGCTTTTCGTCCTGTACGTCGGCCAGCACCTGGGCGGGGTCGCGCTCCAGGGGATTACCGTGTCCGCCCGAGCCGGACACGATGTGGTGAATGCGGTCGCCCGGCTTGACGTCTATATGCAGATGGGCTTTGCGCGGCAGTTCCCGACCCTCGGCTTCTGGATTCAGAATGTTTTTGGACAGCGAGCCGGGCGCA from Gemmatimonadota bacterium encodes:
- a CDS encoding hydantoinase/oxoprolinase family protein — its product is MRIGFDIGGTFTDVIVVGDDGRLFTTKVLSLLDQVGEDIVRCVNEVDAQAQVEGFVHGTTIASNAVIEETTARTGLITTQGFRDELEMRGQRRPYIYDADWDRLPPLVPRSLRLEVQERILGNGRIERALDPAQARAVIDQHLAAGVETIAVCLVNSYLNPTHEQQLGRLIAEAAPDTVVCLSCDIHPEIREYERASTTVINASLIPVVDRYLDRLERHLS